Proteins from a single region of Amorphus orientalis:
- a CDS encoding dihydrofolate reductase — MAEPAPDIVLVAAVARNGVIGRDNDMPWRLSTDLKRFKALTMGCPMIMGRKTFQAIGKPLPGRRTIVVTRNAGFSTGGIEIAESLDAALTLARSLAGEMGAAAIPIVGGGEIYAAAMPLADRLEITEVDCSPDGDARFPQIDPGIWRETARNAVPAGEKDDFPMAFVSYVRRTPEAGT; from the coding sequence GTGGCCGAGCCGGCGCCTGATATCGTCCTCGTCGCGGCCGTCGCCCGGAACGGCGTGATCGGCCGCGACAACGACATGCCCTGGCGGCTGTCGACGGACCTGAAGCGCTTCAAGGCGCTCACCATGGGCTGCCCGATGATCATGGGCCGCAAGACGTTCCAGGCGATCGGCAAACCGCTTCCCGGTCGGCGCACCATCGTCGTGACGCGCAACGCCGGTTTTTCCACCGGGGGGATCGAGATCGCCGAGAGCCTCGATGCCGCCCTGACCCTTGCCCGGAGCCTTGCGGGCGAGATGGGTGCAGCGGCGATCCCGATCGTCGGCGGCGGCGAGATCTACGCCGCCGCAATGCCGCTGGCTGACCGGCTGGAAATCACCGAAGTCGACTGCAGCCCGGATGGCGACGCCCGGTTTCCGCAGATCGATCCCGGTATCTGGCGGGAAACCGCTCGGAATGCGGTGCCGGCCGGCGAGAAGGACGATTTTCCCATGGCCTTCGTCAGCTATGTCCGTCGTACGCCAGAGGCTGGGACATGA
- a CDS encoding flavin monoamine oxidase family protein, with translation MTETDVVVVGAGAAGLAAGEWLAANNRDFLVLEAADRIGGRAFTDTSVFGVPFDHGCHWLHSASVNPFREIADALGHRYLKRASRRAAHMFLKDCEASDEERQAAWEAVEGAFRAAETAGRLGRDVAASRVVRPPAPWKRLANHWLRLLSSLDPDEISTLDLARYSDTGENWPVLDGYGALVAAAGRTVPVRTGVAVTAIDWSGPGVRVETASGSIRARAVIVTVSTNVLASGGIRFEPGLPADYADAIAACPCGYAEKVAISFDRPLPGLEDVAYLDTIDPTDKARPAVNFTVYPDADGLPVAVGQLGGGVSRDLERAGEAAMIDFALQALVDAFGSDLGDRVKRTAVTRWASDPLIQGAYSCALPGKAQRRLRLCDPIADRVFLAGEATSAEAYSTAHGARLSGLRAARQAVSAASM, from the coding sequence ATGACCGAAACCGATGTCGTCGTGGTGGGGGCGGGCGCCGCGGGGCTGGCCGCCGGCGAATGGCTGGCCGCCAACAATCGTGATTTCCTCGTGCTGGAGGCCGCCGACCGGATCGGCGGTCGCGCGTTCACCGACACGTCGGTGTTCGGTGTCCCCTTCGATCACGGCTGCCACTGGCTCCATTCGGCATCGGTGAACCCGTTCCGTGAGATCGCGGACGCGCTCGGCCATCGCTACCTCAAGCGGGCGAGCCGGCGCGCCGCCCACATGTTCCTCAAGGACTGCGAGGCGAGCGACGAGGAGCGCCAGGCGGCCTGGGAGGCGGTCGAGGGTGCGTTCCGCGCGGCGGAGACGGCGGGCCGTCTCGGCCGTGACGTGGCCGCATCCCGTGTGGTGCGTCCGCCAGCACCCTGGAAGAGGCTCGCCAACCACTGGCTGAGGCTGCTCTCCTCCCTGGATCCGGACGAGATTTCCACCCTCGACCTGGCCCGCTACTCCGATACTGGGGAGAACTGGCCGGTCCTCGACGGTTACGGCGCGCTTGTCGCTGCGGCGGGCCGCACCGTTCCGGTGCGCACCGGCGTGGCGGTGACGGCAATCGACTGGTCCGGACCCGGCGTCCGGGTGGAGACGGCGTCCGGGTCGATCCGGGCGCGCGCGGTCATCGTCACCGTGTCCACTAACGTGCTCGCCTCCGGCGGCATCCGGTTCGAGCCGGGCCTGCCTGCGGACTATGCCGATGCCATCGCCGCCTGTCCGTGCGGCTATGCGGAGAAGGTGGCGATCTCCTTCGACCGGCCGCTCCCCGGCCTGGAGGACGTGGCCTATCTCGATACGATCGATCCCACCGACAAGGCGCGCCCGGCGGTCAACTTCACCGTCTATCCCGACGCGGACGGGCTCCCCGTCGCGGTGGGGCAGCTCGGCGGTGGCGTGTCCCGCGACCTGGAGCGGGCCGGCGAAGCGGCCATGATCGACTTTGCCCTTCAGGCGCTGGTGGACGCGTTCGGTTCAGACCTCGGCGACAGGGTCAAGCGGACCGCGGTGACGCGCTGGGCGTCGGACCCGCTGATCCAGGGCGCCTATTCGTGCGCGCTTCCCGGCAAGGCGCAGCGCCGGCTCAGGCTGTGCGATCCGATCGCCGACCGGGTGTTTCTGGCCGGCGAAGCGACATCCGCGGAGGCCTATTCGACGGCCCACGGAGCGCGCTTGAGCGGATTGCGCGCAGCGCGGCAGGCCGTTTCGGCCGCGTCAATGTGA
- the hflK gene encoding FtsH protease activity modulator HflK yields the protein MPWSNQSGGGGRSGGPWGGGGSGGPWGGGGGNNGPWGGGQKPGGGGGSGGQSPDLEELLRRSQDRIKRIFPGDGRGGGGGGRSVGIKGAGVAIVAVVAIWLATGFYRVNPGEVGVELVLGGYAGMTQPGLNYNWPYPIGEVYTPDVLRIRELNVGIRDVGGASTAGRDVPEESLMLTGDENIVDVDFRVQWRISNAEDYLFNIQNPEGTVKAVAESAMREVVGTKNIQPILTQERQQVEMQVQELMQSTLDQYEAGIEVAQVQLQKVDPPQQVIDAFRDVQAARADQERLQNEANAYANRVVPEARGEAAQVVQQANAYKDRVVAEARGQADRFVSIYDEYALAPDVTRQRLYLETLERVLGRTDKVIIGDDAAGGQGVVPYLPLDQIQSGRTTSSRTTSQTSGGQ from the coding sequence ATGCCCTGGAGCAATCAGAGCGGGGGCGGCGGCAGAAGCGGCGGTCCCTGGGGCGGCGGTGGAAGCGGCGGCCCGTGGGGTGGCGGCGGCGGCAACAACGGCCCTTGGGGCGGTGGCCAGAAGCCCGGCGGTGGCGGCGGCAGCGGTGGTCAGTCGCCCGACCTCGAAGAGCTTCTGAGGCGAAGCCAGGATCGCATCAAGCGCATCTTTCCAGGTGACGGACGCGGTGGTGGCGGCGGCGGCCGCAGCGTCGGCATCAAGGGCGCCGGTGTCGCCATCGTTGCGGTCGTGGCGATCTGGCTTGCGACCGGTTTCTACCGGGTCAATCCGGGTGAGGTCGGTGTCGAACTCGTGCTCGGCGGCTATGCCGGCATGACCCAGCCGGGCCTGAACTACAACTGGCCCTATCCGATCGGCGAGGTCTATACACCGGACGTGCTCCGCATCCGCGAGCTGAACGTCGGCATCCGCGACGTGGGCGGCGCTTCGACGGCGGGACGCGACGTGCCGGAGGAGAGCCTGATGCTCACCGGCGACGAGAACATCGTCGACGTGGACTTCCGCGTTCAGTGGCGGATTTCCAACGCTGAGGACTATCTCTTCAACATCCAGAATCCCGAGGGCACCGTGAAGGCGGTTGCCGAAAGCGCCATGCGCGAAGTGGTCGGCACCAAGAACATCCAGCCGATCCTGACCCAGGAGCGCCAGCAGGTCGAAATGCAGGTTCAGGAACTGATGCAGTCGACGCTCGACCAGTACGAGGCGGGTATCGAGGTGGCTCAGGTCCAGCTTCAGAAAGTGGACCCGCCGCAGCAGGTCATCGACGCCTTCCGCGACGTCCAGGCGGCTCGCGCCGACCAGGAGCGTCTGCAGAACGAGGCCAACGCCTACGCCAACCGCGTGGTGCCGGAAGCCCGAGGCGAGGCGGCGCAGGTCGTGCAGCAGGCCAACGCCTATAAGGACCGGGTCGTCGCAGAGGCGCGCGGTCAGGCCGATCGCTTCGTTTCGATCTACGACGAGTATGCGCTCGCCCCCGACGTGACCCGTCAGCGCCTCTATCTGGAGACGCTCGAGCGGGTGCTTGGCCGCACCGACAAGGTGATCATCGGTGACGACGCCGCCGGCGGACAGGGGGTCGTGCCGTATCTGCCGCTGGATCAGATCCAGTCCGGCCGAACCACCTCGTCGCGGACCACGAGCCAGACCTCGGGAGGCCAGTAA
- a CDS encoding DUF2065 domain-containing protein has protein sequence MSDFLVALGLVLAIEGTLYALLPGGLKAMMRQAVDTPDNVLRAGGVGALALGVMIVWLVRG, from the coding sequence ATGAGCGATTTCCTGGTCGCGCTGGGACTCGTCCTGGCGATTGAGGGAACGCTCTACGCCCTTCTGCCGGGAGGCCTGAAGGCAATGATGCGGCAGGCGGTGGACACGCCCGACAATGTGTTGCGCGCCGGCGGTGTCGGCGCGCTCGCACTTGGTGTGATGATCGTCTGGCTGGTACGCGGCTGA
- a CDS encoding Do family serine endopeptidase, with translation MLDLVANASSSLSRFTRTATVAAFAAMVALPAAAQGPQSVADIAEPLFDSVVNISTSQEVTGRRSAPVPQIPEGSPFQEFFDEFFNNQQQQDDRPRRVQSLGSGFVISEDGLIVTNNHVIEDADEIVVNFNDDTSLTAEVLGHDPKTDLALLKVEPETPLKALEFGPADDLRIGDWVMAIGNPFGLSGTLSVGVVSAQDRDINSGPYDDFIQTDAAINRGNSGGPLFNMQGQVVGVNTAIISPSGGSIGIGFAIPSEIAMNVIDQLREYGETRRGWLGVRIQTVTDDIADSLEMDEPHGALVAGVTEDGPAEAAGIEAGDVIVSFDGKRVPSMRDLPRMVADTEIGKEVDVVLLRKGEEVTIPVELGRLEEAEVAEAGETTGSGEDEAEAEESETREVLGMTLSEITPELRDEYDLDESVEGVVVVGLDPSGPAAEKRVTEGDVIVEVAQETVATPADVAEKVESLTEDGRKTALLLLSNGTGELRFVAVRLEE, from the coding sequence ATGCTAGATCTCGTTGCGAACGCGTCATCGTCGCTTTCGCGCTTCACCCGGACGGCCACGGTCGCAGCGTTTGCCGCGATGGTCGCGCTGCCGGCGGCTGCGCAGGGACCTCAGTCGGTCGCCGACATCGCGGAGCCGCTGTTCGATTCCGTCGTCAACATCTCCACCTCCCAGGAGGTCACCGGACGACGCTCGGCCCCCGTTCCCCAGATTCCGGAAGGGTCTCCGTTCCAGGAGTTCTTCGACGAATTCTTCAACAATCAGCAGCAGCAGGACGACCGGCCGCGCCGGGTCCAGTCGCTGGGCTCCGGCTTCGTCATCTCCGAGGACGGCCTGATCGTCACCAACAACCACGTCATCGAGGATGCCGACGAGATTGTCGTCAACTTCAATGACGACACCAGCCTGACGGCGGAGGTGCTCGGTCACGATCCCAAGACCGATCTCGCCCTTCTCAAGGTCGAGCCGGAGACGCCGCTCAAGGCGCTGGAATTCGGCCCGGCCGACGATCTCAGGATCGGCGACTGGGTGATGGCGATCGGCAATCCGTTCGGCCTGTCCGGTACGCTGTCGGTCGGCGTCGTGTCGGCCCAGGACCGCGACATCAATTCCGGTCCCTATGATGACTTCATTCAGACCGACGCGGCCATCAACCGGGGCAATTCCGGCGGCCCGCTGTTCAACATGCAGGGCCAGGTGGTCGGCGTGAACACGGCCATCATCTCGCCGTCGGGCGGCTCGATCGGCATCGGCTTCGCGATCCCCTCCGAGATCGCGATGAACGTGATCGATCAGCTGCGCGAGTACGGCGAGACCCGGCGCGGCTGGCTCGGCGTCCGGATCCAGACCGTTACCGACGACATCGCTGATTCCTTGGAGATGGACGAGCCGCACGGCGCGCTGGTCGCCGGCGTCACCGAGGACGGCCCGGCCGAGGCCGCCGGCATCGAGGCGGGCGACGTGATCGTTTCCTTCGACGGCAAGCGGGTCCCCTCCATGCGCGACCTTCCGCGCATGGTCGCCGACACCGAGATCGGCAAGGAGGTCGACGTCGTCCTTCTGCGCAAGGGCGAGGAAGTGACGATCCCCGTGGAACTCGGTCGTCTCGAGGAGGCCGAAGTGGCCGAGGCGGGTGAGACCACGGGCTCCGGCGAGGATGAAGCGGAAGCCGAAGAGAGCGAGACCCGCGAGGTGCTCGGCATGACGCTCTCCGAGATCACGCCGGAGCTGCGCGACGAATACGATCTCGACGAAAGCGTCGAGGGCGTGGTCGTGGTCGGCCTGGACCCGTCGGGGCCGGCTGCGGAGAAGCGCGTCACGGAAGGCGACGTCATCGTCGAGGTGGCCCAGGAGACCGTGGCGACGCCTGCCGACGTGGCGGAGAAGGTCGAGAGCCTCACCGAGGACGGGCGCAAGACGGCGCTCCTGCTCCTGTCCAACGGCACGGGCGAGCTCCGGTTCGTCGCCGTCCGCCTGGAGGAATAG
- a CDS encoding extensin family protein, which translates to MAFRPRVPPGGSSIIAAFRSSAGLAISICALVALGQMARADDVPPAPDPKPVTGVDDKIRTQIADPPRPRRSPESSPVPAERPVTAVPPTAPQPEEPASAEDADRPEAEPAADPQPTQAAREPVGTDAPRREPENVPVERPTPEADAPSSSQDGTEIESAPLAPLSEDDAPPADAEAGEPATAANDRTGADAPDATTPAPAAAIPDDGPLGEPAPERPGPTVPLDRPDYDPPPRPPLDDSKLTARAPYGPPEENPLIAERQCVFPERLSVAFTAKGHFEEENRCGIDNAVEITSVGSDPAIVFANPPLVSCAFANAFAAFLVDDVQPAAETHLKSPVVEIGPGTAYACRGRNNDPDAQLSEHAFGNAFDLQALRLADDQFLTVVGIGRSTGEEKSFWRKVRQAACERFSTVLGPGADAAHSDHIHVDMAERSNDYAICEWSEFILRR; encoded by the coding sequence TTGGCATTCCGCCCCCGCGTCCCGCCCGGAGGATCGAGCATCATCGCCGCGTTTCGATCAAGTGCCGGACTTGCCATCTCGATCTGCGCCCTGGTGGCGCTCGGCCAGATGGCGCGCGCGGATGACGTTCCTCCGGCGCCCGACCCGAAGCCGGTGACCGGTGTCGACGATAAGATCCGCACACAGATCGCCGATCCGCCCCGCCCCCGGCGCTCGCCGGAAAGCTCGCCGGTCCCTGCGGAGCGCCCGGTGACGGCGGTGCCGCCGACCGCACCGCAGCCAGAGGAGCCTGCATCCGCCGAAGACGCCGATCGGCCCGAGGCCGAACCGGCAGCGGACCCTCAGCCGACCCAAGCGGCTCGCGAGCCGGTCGGCACGGATGCGCCCCGACGCGAACCGGAGAACGTGCCGGTGGAGCGCCCCACGCCCGAGGCGGATGCTCCGTCGTCGAGCCAGGACGGCACCGAAATCGAGAGCGCCCCGCTCGCGCCGCTTTCCGAAGATGACGCGCCACCAGCCGATGCAGAGGCCGGGGAACCTGCCACCGCGGCAAACGACCGGACCGGAGCGGACGCCCCTGACGCAACCACTCCCGCTCCGGCGGCCGCCATCCCGGACGATGGCCCCCTGGGCGAACCCGCGCCCGAGAGGCCCGGGCCAACCGTCCCGCTGGACCGGCCCGACTACGATCCGCCGCCGCGTCCGCCCCTGGACGATAGCAAGCTCACCGCGCGCGCACCCTACGGGCCACCGGAGGAAAACCCGCTGATCGCCGAGCGCCAGTGCGTCTTTCCTGAACGGCTGTCCGTCGCCTTCACGGCGAAGGGCCATTTCGAGGAAGAAAACCGGTGCGGGATCGACAACGCCGTCGAGATCACGTCGGTCGGGTCCGACCCGGCGATCGTCTTCGCCAATCCGCCGCTCGTCTCGTGCGCCTTCGCCAACGCCTTCGCGGCGTTCCTGGTCGACGACGTCCAGCCGGCCGCGGAGACCCATCTGAAGAGCCCGGTCGTCGAGATCGGCCCCGGTACGGCCTATGCCTGCCGCGGCCGCAACAACGATCCGGATGCCCAGCTGTCCGAGCACGCCTTCGGCAATGCGTTCGATCTCCAGGCGCTGCGTCTGGCCGACGACCAGTTCCTCACGGTGGTCGGCATCGGACGCTCGACGGGAGAGGAGAAGAGCTTCTGGCGAAAAGTGCGGCAGGCGGCGTGCGAGCGCTTCAGTACGGTGCTGGGTCCCGGCGCCGATGCCGCCCATTCCGACCACATCCACGTCGACATGGCCGAGCGGAGCAACGACTACGCCATCTGCGAATGGTCGGAGTTCATCCTGCGGCGCTAA
- a CDS encoding LysE family translocator — MTIDVFAAYVVATLVVLAIPGPTVLLVVSYAVSRGRRATLPSVVGVALGDATAATVSLLGLGALLAASASLFVLLKWIGAAYLVYLGVKMWRQGATPLDLAAPPEKDGRRILLHAWLVTALNPKGIVFFIAFLPQFVSPASAVAPQLLLLGATFVLLAIVNAALYAVLASAVRDRVRRPATLAAAQRIGGSVLIAAGVATATVNRTA; from the coding sequence ATGACCATCGATGTCTTTGCGGCCTATGTGGTCGCCACCCTGGTCGTACTCGCGATACCGGGTCCAACCGTTCTTCTGGTCGTCTCCTATGCGGTCTCGCGTGGCCGCCGCGCAACCCTGCCTTCCGTGGTCGGCGTTGCGCTGGGGGATGCAACGGCGGCCACCGTGTCGCTTCTCGGCCTCGGCGCCCTGCTTGCCGCCTCGGCGAGCCTTTTCGTTCTGCTCAAATGGATCGGTGCGGCCTATCTCGTCTATCTCGGCGTGAAGATGTGGCGGCAGGGGGCAACCCCGCTCGACCTGGCCGCTCCGCCCGAAAAGGACGGGCGCCGGATCCTGCTGCACGCCTGGCTGGTCACGGCCCTCAATCCGAAGGGGATCGTGTTCTTCATCGCCTTCCTGCCGCAGTTCGTCTCGCCGGCCTCCGCGGTCGCACCGCAGCTTCTGCTTCTCGGGGCGACGTTCGTCCTGCTCGCCATCGTCAACGCGGCCCTCTACGCGGTTCTGGCCTCGGCGGTGCGCGACCGCGTGCGCCGGCCCGCCACGCTGGCCGCGGCGCAGCGCATCGGCGGCTCGGTCCTGATCGCCGCCGGCGTGGCGACGGCGACGGTCAACCGGACGGCCTGA
- a CDS encoding zinc-dependent alcohol dehydrogenase family protein — protein sequence MRAMVLDRPGEPLHLVERATPSPGAGQVLVEITACGVCRTDLHVVDGELPDPKLPIVPGHEIVGTIAALGAGVEGFEIGTRVGVPWLGHTCGSCRYCGSGRENLCDAPEFTGYTRDGGYASHMIADAAFAFPIPEGYSDVEAAPLLCAGLIGHRTLKLAGPAETIGIYGFGAAAHIVAQEARFEGRRILAFTRPGDTQAQEFALSLGCVYAGDSDKPSPEPLDAALIFAPVGALIPAALKAVRKGGTVVSGGIHMSDIPSFPYRDLWEERVIRSVANLTRADATEFLAIAPKAGIRTQTVPYPLAEANRALDDLRAGRLKGAAVLTMSQEGPSLRPSG from the coding sequence ATGCGCGCGATGGTACTGGACCGCCCCGGCGAACCGCTTCACCTGGTTGAACGGGCCACACCGTCCCCGGGTGCCGGTCAGGTGCTGGTCGAGATCACGGCCTGCGGCGTGTGCCGCACCGACCTGCATGTTGTCGACGGCGAGCTTCCCGATCCGAAGCTGCCGATCGTGCCCGGACACGAGATCGTCGGCACCATCGCCGCGCTCGGGGCCGGCGTGGAGGGCTTCGAGATCGGAACCCGGGTCGGCGTGCCCTGGCTCGGCCACACCTGCGGGAGCTGCCGTTACTGCGGGTCGGGCCGGGAGAATCTCTGCGATGCGCCTGAGTTCACCGGCTACACCCGCGACGGCGGCTATGCGAGCCACATGATCGCCGACGCGGCCTTTGCCTTCCCGATCCCGGAGGGCTACAGCGACGTCGAAGCCGCCCCCCTCCTGTGCGCCGGCCTGATCGGTCACCGCACCCTGAAACTTGCCGGCCCGGCGGAGACGATCGGGATCTACGGGTTCGGCGCAGCCGCTCACATCGTCGCCCAGGAGGCCCGGTTCGAGGGGCGGCGGATCCTCGCCTTCACCCGGCCGGGCGACACCCAGGCCCAGGAGTTCGCCTTGAGCCTCGGCTGCGTCTATGCGGGCGATTCCGACAAGCCCTCGCCCGAACCGCTCGACGCCGCCTTGATCTTCGCGCCCGTCGGAGCGCTGATCCCGGCGGCCCTCAAGGCCGTCCGCAAGGGGGGCACCGTCGTCTCCGGCGGCATCCACATGTCGGATATCCCGAGCTTTCCCTATCGCGACCTCTGGGAGGAGCGGGTGATCCGGTCGGTCGCGAACCTGACCCGCGCCGACGCGACGGAATTCCTGGCCATTGCGCCGAAGGCCGGCATCCGCACGCAGACGGTGCCCTATCCGCTGGCCGAGGCGAACCGGGCGCTCGACGATCTGCGGGCGGGACGGCTCAAAGGCGCCGCCGTTCTGACCATGTCCCAGGAAGGTCCGTCCCTCAGGCCGTCCGGTTGA
- a CDS encoding D-alanyl-D-alanine carboxypeptidase family protein, with protein MSGSGAVRQLWRSLVLLTAALALAACQSTREPEPAAVAVAPAPVIQSAPISVLLGTAEVRGHSVYVADMITGKALFEENAEALRFPASLTKMMTLFLLFEEVEAGRLALSDELPVSQEAASRPPSKLGLRAGSTIRVTDAAQAMAIKSANDVAVVVAEAISGSEQAFAQKMTARARELGMYRTRFVNASGLPDPMQVSTARDMAILGRALKTRFPRFAPYFRAEEFTYNGRRYEATNDLLGTVRGVDGIKTGYIRASGFHLAVSVRRGGRRLIVVVMGGKTGRERDREVTALIERYM; from the coding sequence ATGAGCGGCTCCGGCGCGGTGCGCCAACTCTGGCGATCGCTGGTCCTGCTGACGGCGGCGCTGGCGCTCGCCGCCTGCCAGTCGACCCGGGAGCCGGAGCCCGCCGCCGTGGCGGTGGCACCTGCGCCCGTGATCCAGTCCGCTCCGATCTCCGTCCTCCTCGGCACCGCGGAGGTCCGGGGGCATTCGGTCTATGTGGCGGACATGATCACCGGAAAGGCGCTCTTCGAGGAGAATGCCGAGGCCCTGCGCTTTCCGGCGTCGCTCACCAAGATGATGACGCTCTTTCTGCTCTTCGAAGAGGTCGAGGCCGGCCGCCTGGCGCTTTCGGACGAGCTTCCGGTGTCCCAGGAGGCGGCGTCGCGGCCGCCGTCCAAGCTCGGCCTCAGGGCGGGTTCGACGATCCGGGTGACCGACGCGGCACAGGCCATGGCCATCAAGTCGGCCAACGACGTGGCGGTGGTCGTGGCCGAGGCGATCTCCGGATCGGAACAAGCGTTCGCGCAGAAGATGACCGCACGGGCCCGCGAACTGGGCATGTACCGGACCCGGTTCGTCAACGCGTCGGGCCTTCCCGACCCGATGCAGGTCAGTACGGCGCGCGACATGGCGATCCTCGGTCGCGCCCTGAAGACCCGCTTTCCCCGCTTCGCTCCATATTTTCGGGCAGAGGAATTCACCTACAACGGCCGCCGCTACGAGGCGACGAACGACCTGCTCGGCACGGTCCGCGGCGTCGATGGCATCAAGACCGGCTACATCCGCGCCTCCGGCTTCCATCTCGCGGTGTCGGTGCGCCGGGGCGGGCGAAGGCTGATCGTGGTGGTGATGGGCGGGAAGACCGGTCGCGAGCGCGACCGGGAGGTCACCGCGCTGATCGAGCGCTACATGTGA
- a CDS encoding thioesterase family protein, producing MPALESLVSFVNSWECDENAHLNVQFYFARFETADAHFRTLVGLPASLRPGARHVRYHAELAEGDLVRAESCVVTEGPLAPGVVHTLLELSTGKVIATAWDAYHASAAESLRGVAQTADAAADVDPRLCGPRGVTAPVPGAISREHLLASGGFVSTRGIIHPADTDADGCAQQRALVGYFSDGASVVWERSGVTKELINSLGYGRVAVEMRLTRFDRFRAGDLVEQISGLVQINERTLWFRHHQFEARTGRLVTIGDAVGLAMDLTTRKAVRFPADAIAGAPILGERAG from the coding sequence ATGCCGGCACTCGAATCCCTCGTCTCTTTCGTCAACTCCTGGGAGTGCGATGAGAACGCGCATCTCAACGTGCAGTTCTATTTTGCGCGGTTCGAAACGGCGGATGCGCATTTCCGCACCCTTGTCGGCCTGCCGGCCTCGCTCCGCCCGGGCGCTCGCCACGTCCGCTACCATGCCGAGCTGGCCGAGGGCGACCTGGTGCGGGCCGAAAGCTGCGTCGTAACGGAGGGGCCGCTGGCGCCCGGTGTGGTGCATACCCTGCTCGAGCTGTCGACCGGCAAGGTCATCGCCACAGCCTGGGACGCCTATCACGCATCAGCCGCCGAAAGCCTGAGGGGCGTGGCGCAGACTGCGGACGCAGCCGCCGACGTCGATCCGCGCCTGTGCGGACCACGCGGTGTCACCGCCCCTGTTCCGGGTGCGATCTCACGGGAACATCTTCTCGCCAGCGGCGGTTTCGTCTCCACCCGCGGCATCATCCATCCGGCCGACACCGATGCGGACGGTTGCGCCCAGCAACGCGCTCTCGTCGGATACTTCTCCGACGGCGCTTCGGTTGTCTGGGAGCGGAGCGGCGTCACGAAAGAGCTGATCAATTCGCTCGGATACGGACGTGTCGCCGTTGAGATGCGACTGACCCGTTTCGACCGGTTCCGGGCGGGCGACCTGGTCGAGCAGATCAGCGGTCTCGTCCAGATCAACGAGCGGACCCTTTGGTTCCGGCATCACCAGTTCGAGGCCCGGACCGGCCGGCTCGTCACCATCGGGGATGCGGTGGGTCTCGCCATGGATCTCACCACCCGCAAGGCCGTCCGCTTTCCCGCCGATGCGATCGCCGGCGCGCCCATTCTCGGCGAGAGGGCCGGATGA
- a CDS encoding secondary thiamine-phosphate synthase enzyme YjbQ: MVPLETGAIRQALCRITIATRARHVHDVSDEVDRWLAEIGAGEGLLTAFVRHTSCSLTVQENADPSVLADLLDALDRLAPAGAGYRHGSEGPDDMPAHIKTMLTGASIAIPVVGGQMDFGTWQALYLIEHRARGRPRTITLHYLGS, from the coding sequence ATGGTCCCGCTCGAAACAGGGGCGATCAGGCAGGCGCTCTGCCGGATCACCATCGCAACCCGGGCCCGCCATGTCCACGACGTGAGCGACGAGGTGGACCGGTGGCTCGCGGAGATCGGGGCAGGTGAGGGGCTGTTGACCGCGTTCGTGCGCCATACGTCCTGTTCCCTGACGGTTCAGGAAAACGCGGATCCCTCGGTGCTGGCGGATCTGCTCGATGCCCTGGACCGGCTGGCGCCGGCCGGCGCGGGCTATCGCCACGGCAGCGAAGGACCGGACGACATGCCGGCCCACATCAAGACGATGCTCACCGGGGCAAGCATCGCGATCCCGGTGGTCGGCGGGCAGATGGATTTCGGGACCTGGCAGGCGCTCTATCTGATCGAGCATCGCGCCCGGGGCCGCCCGCGCACGATCACTCTGCATTATCTGGGATCTTAA